The genomic segment TCGTGCCGGTCGAACGCACCGGGCGAACGACGATCGGTGTCTGGCCGGGACCGCACCCCATCGACCCGGACGAGCTGCAGCTGCTCACATCGATCGTCTGGACCGTCACGGCCGAGATCGATCGGACCGGCGTTCGCCTCGAGTCCCCGGAAATCTCCACGGGACCTCGCGGCGTCGCGAGCTGCGGAATGCGAGCCGGGTCGGTCCAGTGGCATCCTGGCGGCCAGCTCGTGGCGATGGGGCCCGATCATCCCGTGACCGGGGGATATCTGCAGCCCTTCTCGATCGACCGCGAGGAGATCTGGAAGCTGGCTGCGCTTCGTCCGGGCGAGAGCGTCTGGTTCATTCTCCTGAACCGGAAATGATGACCGCGCACGTGCTTTGCTCCGGGAAGTCCCGGAATGAAGATCATGATCTCGGGAGGTACCGGCTTCGTCGGACAGGGGCTGATCCCGAAACTCCTTTCGGGAGGGCACGAGGTCGTGGTCCTTTCCCGATCGAACAGCAGCGAATCGGGGCGTGTCCGCATCGTTCAATGGGAGATGCGAAGCGATGGCGACTGGACGTCCGAGCTCGCCGACACCGAGGCCATCGTCAACCTCGCTGGTGAGAACATCGCATCGGGTCGCTGGACCGAAAAGAAGAAGAGGAAACTTCTCAACAGCCGGACCAACACCACGCGTGCTCTGGTGGAAGCACTCCGGAAATCGCAGCGCAGGAATGTCCATTTCGTCAGCGCCTCCGCGGTCGGATACTACGGTTCGCGGGGAGATGAAGTCCTCGATGAGGAGTCGGGTCCCGGGGAGGGCTTTCTCGCAGAGATGGCGGTTCAGTGGGAAGGTGCTGCGATGGCCGCTTCCGACTTCGCGACCGTCACCATCTGCAGGTTGGGAGTCGTTCTCGGAGATGGTGGGATGCTCGGGCGGATCGAAAAGATATTTCGTCTA from the Acidobacteriota bacterium genome contains:
- a CDS encoding TIGR01777 family oxidoreductase; this translates as MKIMISGGTGFVGQGLIPKLLSGGHEVVVLSRSNSSESGRVRIVQWEMRSDGDWTSELADTEAIVNLAGENIASGRWTEKKKRKLLNSRTNTTRALVEALRKSQRRNVHFVSASAVGYYGSRGDEVLDEESGPGEGFLAEMAVQWEGAAMAASDFATVTICRLGVVLGDGGMLGRIEKIFRLYLGGRLGNGRQWMSWIDRNDLADLFVWLLERKEGTAGIYNLVSPNPVTNRRFTDLFARAVGRPAPFVVPRFALELALGEMARELLLVSQRVHPSRVSSEGFQFLHPTLESSLGRIYGA